A segment of the Arachis hypogaea cultivar Tifrunner chromosome 5, arahy.Tifrunner.gnm2.J5K5, whole genome shotgun sequence genome:
atatttaagtttttttatgaattatctttaactaaattaaataataagatttaaaataatattagtcataacttatttttattatgttagattaatttgattagacttgattaacaaaattatttaatgtTTATCAAAGTTCTTTTTATTCCTGGTCAAAATTCTTATTAAAGTCCAAATAATTGAATTGATGACTTTTAATTTGTCATAATGAAATATATATTGTGTTAATTGTATATCTGATCTTAAGTAAAAGAGGAGAGAAATATTTGGTCAAATCCAATCATTAAAgatgaaaaaatcaaacaaataaataCATTTTAGTTTTAAGATAAACCTATCTACAATTTaggctcttttattttttaattttggtgtgatATTATTACTTACAAGAATCCAAAGCCCCCAACAAAAGAAGAATTAGAAAAGGGGTCTCATAAAATTCACAATCTTCcctttggatttttattttgcaTGTACATGTAACGCTCAAACTCGGCATAAATAGCATATAAATCGATACGAAGACGAACACTTATTGTAAATTATATTGTTAAGAGTACATTTAATACGTGTGTTTTAAAAGCATTTTAGTtacgaatatttttaaaatatgaagtGAACTAAAAATTAGATTTGTAAATTTTGCATGGCAGGGTAGCGGAAATTCATTAGATGGCTTAAAAGCTAAAGACGTGGATCTACGGCTGGTATTTCATCAAGGGCTACCATCCTGTGGTGCCAAATTTGCCTATGATCACATTCACAAGACACTTGCTATTTCTACCAGGCATATTcttcttctaaaaatatataaatctaccaaaatcagccatcaaattaattattacgtatttatttataaatatattcgtatattttaatatatattttaacataGTTTGATTATTCTGTTAATTCCTATCATTTTATCAAATTAcacttaatttaaaaatttcataaaataattaaatcttttaatattttatataaatagctgatttagtagttaatttttagtatatacataatttttagtaGTTAATATGTTATTCTTTACACCTTTGACATTTATACAAGCTCTTATCAAATGTTGCAACATTATATAtacttaattacttaattaaactGGTTTCTGTTCTTGATTTTGTGTACTCAAGGGATGGACGAATTAAACTGTTTGGAAAAGATAATGCACAAGTGCTACTTGAGTCCACTGATGCAGTGCCTAGCAAATTCTTACaggttaattatattatattttcttaATTCATAGTTTTTTATTGGTTTTCTTGATTTCAAGAGAAAGTGTTGTTTTTTCAAGGATTATCAGGTGTTTTCCTCTGTTATTAACAATACTATTTTGCTTTTAATTAATACTGATGCAGTTCATCCATAACCATGGCATCCTCATAAATGTCACTGTCAATAACTATATTGAGGCAAGTATACTTATAGACCTGTTCAAATTTATTAGGAACTGATATTACACATAACACTTTTTTTGTTtactaaaataaatgaaaagtttAATCAGAGTCACAGACAGAAATCACAGTTTCATAGTCTTTCTTTCATATGAACATAAAACAAACATGTTTCACTATTTTTTGTAGATTGTTGATTCATAGACAAtaccatttttcttctttttcatatgatctTGAAGATGCAATACCACTTTCTTGAGTAGAAAGGATTTAGAGTTTATGTTAAGCagttataaaatattttgtacaattatttaattaagtactttctttttatttcattCAATCAATGTGAAAACTAGTCATTTCTTATGATATGAGAATAAGTAATTAGATACATGTATAAAATCTTTTTTACACCGATATTTTGTACAATCATCTACAtcatttcttttaatttctataaaatagtaattatttgtattaacatAAGAACAAGTAATTAGACACATCAAAATTATTCCAAATCATGTTTAagcagagttaattcagaaaaatTGATTGCCCTAAAGATATTTCACATTTAGGTATGGGACATAGAAAAGAAGCTGATGTCTGATGTTTACATTGTTAAAGAAGAAATCACTTGCTTTTCAGTCATTCAGCATAGCCTTTACATGTAAGTAATGTGTTCATTTCCAAAATAATAAGGTAGAAGATCACAAAATTTTCTCTAAGAGAAGAAGAATCTGCATTGGTGGCAGGTATATAGGAGTCTCTAATGGTAATATATCAGTATTGAAGCTTGATCAAGAACCATGGCATATGGTTAAAATGAAATACACCATACCCCTCTCTGTCTCTTATGGTAAGATCATACATAAATTTGGTCTTCAGTTTCCTTTTTCCCACATTCACAAGTTCCTTAACaatataattttcaatttttagggAATTCAGCTGAAATGGCTGAAGATATTGTTGTGACACACATACTGCCTCAACTCTTAGCTGAAAGCAAGAGGTAATCTCCATAAGTTGTTCTGTTCTTTGTTTTATCTTTGTTAAGTTTTTTTGTGTGAAAAAGGTTTAATGTTCTGTTATCTTATGTGTTCAATGCAGAGTTCTTATAATCTTTAGAAATGGACAGATGGTATTGTGGGGCATTCGAGAAAGCCGGTCCGTTTTCAGAACCGGTGGAAACATGTCGCAGCAATTGTACAGCGAAACAAAGAAGGTGTCTTCTGCTTGTTGGGTGTGTCCTTATGGAACCAAGGTGGTTGTAGGCTACAACAATGGAGAGATCTACATTTGGGGAATTCCTTCTCTTAACAAAGGAAATGTTCCAACAATTGATTATAGCAGCATTCAAAACACTCCTATTTTCAAGCTTAACTTGGGATACAAGTCAGACAAAACATCTATAGGATCTCTCAAATGGACTTATGCCGAAGGAAAGGCTCGATTATATGTCATGGGAGCTTCCGAATATGCATCTTCAAATTCTGTGCAGGTATTTGAGCAATGAAAGTTCTTGTGCTGATAAATTAGGCCTATGTTCTCGTTACCTATTAGAGATGAAATGGATCTACTTGATTCCATGAACTTGTGTGAATAATTGTTGTGTGAAGCAGGTGGTGTTGTTGAATGAACAAATCGAATCTAGAACAACTAAGTTGGGACTTCATTTGTCTGAAAGTTGTATTGACATGGAGATCATATCAACCTCAATTGACCAAAGCAAGCATAAACAAAGTTCTTTCCTTTTGCTTGGAAAATCAGGCCATGTATATGTGTATGATGATAGTTTGATTGAAAGATATCTACTGCAAAACCAATCTAAGTCCAGTTCCACATTGCCAAAGGAAATGGTTGTAAAGTTACCAATGGCAGATGCAAGCATCACGACAGCAAAATTCATCTGCAACAATACTAGTATGTTAAATTCTGGAGACGAGGTACCGGAGAATTTCAATGAATCTTTTCATACAATCTGATTCTTCTGTATACATGTAACTGATTTGTGATGTTCTTTGCTTTTTGATATAGTATTATAGTCAGAAGATAAAAAACTATCCACCCCTTATTCCCATAGAAGCAAGCTACAAAGATGGGATAAACCTTAGTTCTGCCAACTTCAATGGATTTTCAAGTgtaaaaaatttgtatataaCTGGACACAGCAATGGAGCCATAACTTTTTGGGATGCATCATGTCCCTACTTCACCCCAATTTTGCAATTAAAGCAACAGGTAATGATATTTTTATCAGATACACACTTTATGCAAGAAAGTCTTTTACTTGAGTAGCAAGGAACTATAATTTGTCCCTGAATTCTAAGTATATTCATCTTAATGCAGAGTGAAAATGATTTTTCTTTGAGTGGTATACCATTGACGGCATTATATTTCAATATCAACTCTCCTCTCCTTGTTTCTGGTGACCAGAGTGGAATGGTGAGTTTCATTTGATCCTTGTATTTTTTTCGTTCCTTTTAAAAAATTCTGGCGTGCACGTTTAATTTATGGTTTGTCTGATACAAACACAATTAACAGGTTCGCATATTTAGACTCAAACCAGAACCATATGCCTCCAGCTTCATGTCTCTCACTGGTAATAAAAATGCTAGCAAATATATTTCTTAGCTTATAACTTGTTGCTTTGTTATTTAACAAATGGCATTCCACTTCTGCAGGAGGCTCAAAGAAAGGGACTGATCATGTGATCCAAAGCATGAAACTTGTAAAGACTACTGGTGCTGTACTTTGTATGAACATGGATCACTATTCAAAGCATCTTGCCGTTGGTTCTGATCAAGGAAATGTGAGAAAATTTACTagaattttctttagtttttgttCTTTCCATGTGgaaatttagttttttaccaCACTATTCCAAGTATTCAAAGAGACAAATCTTTATGTGCAATGCAAAAAGTATCAATTATTCAAGATACATTTATAGTTAATATATTACCTTGACATTGCTGATGCTAATAATTCACCAATTTGTTGCAGGTTTCAATCATTGTCATAGATGGCCCTTGTGTATTATATCAGAAAAATATAGCAAGTGAAATTTCTACTGGTATAATCTCTCTGCAGTTTGTGACCTGCAGTTTGCATGGTTTTGAGAAAAATGTATTAGCAGTCGGAACAAGAGACTCGTCTGTTCTGGCATTAGATAGCGAAACTGGAAACACGCTCAGTGCCGAAACAGTTCATCCTAAGAAGCCCTCCAGAGCTTTATTCATGCAGGTGTTAGGTAAGAATTTGTCAATAGCAGTGAATAATCATACTGTTTTCAATATAAACTAGCATTGAATGGCCTGATTCAATAGAGTAAGAGCATTTCTGTTATATTATTTGAACCAAACACAGGATCAATTACAGAAGATGGCCTGGACTTGAGAGAAGGGAATCATGTTGGGGATGCAACAACAAAGCAGTTGTATATTTTGCTGTGTTCTGAGAAGGCTGCATATGTCTATTCTTTCGTCCATGCTACGCAGGTTATCGCACTCGCTAGATGCGAATACTCGAATATTGGCTTATGCCTGCAAGGCTGAAATTACTTTTGCATTGCAGGGAGTTAAAAGGGTGCTTTACAAGAAGAAGTTTCATTCCTCCTCCTGTTGTTGGGCTTCCACATTTTACAGCTCCTCTAATATTGGCCTTGTGCTCCTTTTCACCAGTGGCAAAGTAGAATTAAGGTTATGCTTTTTGTTTCCTTAATTCTTCTCATACTTTGTAGAATATAATTTGATGGGGTATTTAACATTCAAGGCTTACCAACATTTATATCCTTCTCAATAGTCTTCTACTATGTCAACATCAGGTCTTTGCCTGAGTTATCTCTGA
Coding sequences within it:
- the LOC112800255 gene encoding uncharacterized protein codes for the protein MFVKKFVEKASTKKGSGNSLDGLKAKDVDLRLVFHQGLPSCGAKFAYDHIHKTLAISTRDGRIKLFGKDNAQVLLESTDAVPSKFLQFIHNHGILINVTVNNYIEVWDIEKKLMSDVYIVKEEITCFSVIQHSLYMYIGVSNGNISVLKLDQEPWHMVKMKYTIPLSVSYGNSAEMAEDIVVTHILPQLLAESKRVLIIFRNGQMVLWGIRESRSVFRTGGNMSQQLYSETKKVSSACWVCPYGTKVVVGYNNGEIYIWGIPSLNKGNVPTIDYSSIQNTPIFKLNLGYKSDKTSIGSLKWTYAEGKARLYVMGASEYASSNSVQVVLLNEQIESRTTKLGLHLSESCIDMEIISTSIDQSKHKQSSFLLLGKSGHVYVYDDSLIERYLLQNQSKSSSTLPKEMVVKLPMADASITTAKFICNNTSMLNSGDEYYSQKIKNYPPLIPIEASYKDGINLSSANFNGFSSVKNLYITGHSNGAITFWDASCPYFTPILQLKQQSENDFSLSGIPLTALYFNINSPLLVSGDQSGMVRIFRLKPEPYASSFMSLTGGSKKGTDHVIQSMKLVKTTGAVLCMNMDHYSKHLAVGSDQGNVSIIVIDGPCVLYQKNIASEISTGIISLQFVTCSLHGFEKNVLAVGTRDSSVLALDSETGNTLSAETVHPKKPSRALFMQVLGSITEDGLDLREGNHVGDATTKQLYILLCSEKAAYVYSFVHATQGVKRVLYKKKFHSSSCCWASTFYSSSNIGLVLLFTSGKVELRSLPELSLIEDASIRGFTYSSPKLKSLSDSQICCSSRGDIVVVNGDQEIFVVSLLVHRNIFRLLDSVTCIERNERMPSQEELAPSPVSQKEKKKGIFSLVMKEFTGNKEKDVPSMEKEDPRESIRELSAIFSNANFPSDADNSDNWTMHEDEPELTLDDIDLDDHVEKRKEQSILGALNKKKLAGKLNAFKGRLKEKKGNNQKTPDNNKEEPQDEKAGAVDQIKKKYGFSSSSSSSSRETGTSVVSIAKSAQGRLQDNTRKLQDINLRATEMQDTAKSFSSLAKQVLRTAEQDRRNI